A segment of the Fastidiosipila sp. genome:
ATCATTCCGCTGCCGATTATTCGATTTATGCAAATGTCCCCCGCGATGTTGAGATTGTTTCTGTCATCTCCCGCGGTTCTTTTGTAATCAGGAATGGAGTCCACCAGCACCATCGGGGTCAGTATCTTGAAAGGAGGCTGTTATGAAAGCATTAAAAGCGAGATGGCTTGTCATCTCTTCCGAGGAAGTGAGAGAGAATGCCGGATTCATTTTCCAAGATGACAAAATTGTCGGCATCCTGTCGAATTCCGAAATTGAAGAAATGGAAATTGCCGGCGATCTCGGCGAAGTGATCGATGCCACGAAAGAAATTGTCTGCCCTGGCTTCATCAACTCGCATATGCACCAATATGGCTTGATATCCCATGGCATGATCCCGCGCTCAATGATTCGCAACTTCGATTCTTTCCTTGCGGATTATTGGTGGCCGGATATCGAGGACCAGCTCCGCAAGGAGGACTTGGTCGCGGGAACGTATGTCTCTGCCGCCGAATTGTTGCACTCAGGCTGTGTCGCTCTCTGTGATATTCTGGAAGCTCCCTTCATCGAAGAGGATGCCTTGATCGCTCAGGGAGAGGCACTGGAATCAATTGGCATGCGTGCCGTTGTCTCATTGGAATCCTCTGAACGTGTCAGCTACGAGAACGGCCTCCGGGGCTTGCATATGAATCGCGATGCCGTACGTCATTTCAGGAACAGCGAGCTGGTTCGCGGCGCCATCTGCACCCATACAACATTCTCCTGCAGCGAAGCCTTTATCCGCCTGGCGAGCGATATAGCACTCACTGAGGGGGCCATGATGCAGTTTCATCTTTCTGAAAGCTCATATGAACCGGAAAGAATCATGCGCGAATACGGCACCAAACCCGTCAAAATATATGAGAAAGCGGGCGCCCTGCATCCGACAACACTGGCATCCCAATGCGTCAAGGTCGATGAAGAGGAAATCTCCCTGATGGCGAAATATGGAATCAAAGCGTCTCACATGCCCATCAGCAACTGCGAGGTCGGGGGCGGCATCGCGCCGATCCCCTCTCTCTTGGACGCGGGAATTGATGTGGGTATCGGAACTGACGGGTTTGTCAATAATTTCTTTGAATTAATGCGGGCAACCTTCCTGATCCACAAAGCGAATCATGAACGAACCGATATTATGCCCGCCTCCCTGGTTTTTAAGATGGCCA
Coding sequences within it:
- a CDS encoding amidohydrolase family protein, encoding MKALKARWLVISSEEVRENAGFIFQDDKIVGILSNSEIEEMEIAGDLGEVIDATKEIVCPGFINSHMHQYGLISHGMIPRSMIRNFDSFLADYWWPDIEDQLRKEDLVAGTYVSAAELLHSGCVALCDILEAPFIEEDALIAQGEALESIGMRAVVSLESSERVSYENGLRGLHMNRDAVRHFRNSELVRGAICTHTTFSCSEAFIRLASDIALTEGAMMQFHLSESSYEPERIMREYGTKPVKIYEKAGALHPTTLASQCVKVDEEEISLMAKYGIKASHMPISNCEVGGGIAPIPSLLDAGIDVGIGTDGFVNNFFELMRATFLIHKANHERTDIMPASLVFKMATEMGAKAMGLTRSGLLRENFVPDFVIIRAAYPTPVLPANIYDQIVVYSEPAYVRDVYIGGHAIVKEGRITSFDEAAARRRLMERTELLWHDQGRPRS